The Phoenix dactylifera cultivar Barhee BC4 chromosome 15, palm_55x_up_171113_PBpolish2nd_filt_p, whole genome shotgun sequence genome contains a region encoding:
- the LOC103712011 gene encoding pentatricopeptide repeat-containing protein At1g52620, whose protein sequence is MRFSEVVNIHKRQLLLLFSRSFSPPCPNLFHMSKLFLLPPIKKPRQNPFKFFLSSRLRRVADSIAQILRTRETNPHWERALDDAFSLEEEEEEAIAPVLARLPDPDSALAFFDWARRRRPPWADPPDSLSYSTLLRILAKARRFPEIELVLQTMRSEERTPTREALGALVAAYSDSGLEEEALDVYRTMRDQLGSFPDVSDCNCLLKLLVERRHCDLARQVYDEMLKRDGGADNYSTGIMVRGLCIEGRMDEAKNLIEHRWGAGCTPNVVFYNTLLDGYCRNGDMKRGLELFREMKLKGFLPTLVSYGIVINGFCKKGNFVEINKFFSEMKARGLWPNVQIYNNVIDAWCKHGSVVKAKAVLRQMIGSGCEPDIVTYNILISGLCQGGNVGEAELLLREAIKRRLDLNKFSYTPIIHGYCQNGEVAMASNLFIEMMEKGHKPDLVIYAALIHGLVLMQEINDALAIREKMIEKGVTLDAGIHNILISGLCKKGMLASAKKLLAEMLDQNILPDEFVYATLIDGFIRNEDLSEAKKVFEFMGQKGIRHGVVGYNAMIKGYCKFGMMNDAILCINSMRRDGYCPDEFTYTTVIDGYAKQSDLDGALSVFGDMMKRRCKPNVVTYSALINGYCRKGDIDTAEILFNNMQSHGLIPNVVTYSILIGSFCKNKQITRAVAFFEEMLSNKCPPNDVTFHYLINGLINSTPYLDSTCATDLQGNSKIAFLDIFVNMISDGWDRRSAAYNAIIFCLCKHQMVTKALELRGKMVAKGCLPNSITFLFLLHGICAEGKSAEWKSILSCHFQQNELEIAFKYTRLLDQHLHNGTTSKASWILQSLLEESIHLLGMEHGAASR, encoded by the coding sequence ATGAGATTCTCGGAGGTGGTTAATATACACAAGCGGCAGCTGCTGCTGCTCTTCTCTCGCTCATTCAGTCCTCCGTGCCCAAACTTGTTTCATATGTCCAAACTCTTTCTTCTCCCTCCCATCAAAAAGCCCCGCCAAAACCCCTTCAAATTTTTCCTCAGCTCCCGCCTCCGCCGCGTCGCCGACTCGATCGCCCAAATCCTTCGCACCCGCGAGACCAATCCCCACTGGGAGCGAGCCCTCGACGATGCCTTCTCCctcgaggaagaagaagaggaagcgatTGCTCCCGTCCTCGCGCGCCTCCCCGACCCCGACTCCGCCCTCGCCTTCTTCGACTGGGCCCGCCGACGCCGCCCGCCGTGGGCCGACCCGCCGGACTCCCTATCCTATTCGACGCTCCTCCGGATCCTGGCCAAAGCCCGCCGGTTTCCGGAGATTGAGCTCGTGCTTCAGACCATGAGGAGCGAGGAACGAACCCCGACTCGGGAGGCCTTGGGCGCTCTCGTCGCCGCATATTCTGATTCTGGACTTGAAGAGGAGGCTTTGGATGTCTACAGAACTATGAGAGATCAGCTTGGTTCTTTTCCTGATGTGTCTGACTGCAATTGTTTGCTCAAGTTGCTTGTAGAGCGGCGCCATTGTGATCTGGCCCGTCAGGTGTATGATGAAATGCTTAAGCGAGATGGTGGGGCGGATAACTACAGCACGGGTATAATGGTCAGGGGTTTGTGTATTGAAGGGAGGATGGACGAGGCCAAGAACTTGATTGAACATAGATGGGGAGCCGGGTGTACCCCGAATGTCGTCTTCTATAACACTCTTCTTGATGGGTATTGCAGGAATGGTGACATGAAGAGGGGCTTAGAGCTTTTTAGGGAGATGAAATTGAAGGGATTCCTGCCGACATTGGTATCTTATGGTATTGTTATTAATGGGTTCTGCAAGAAGGGGAACTTTGTCGagataaataaatttttttcggAGATGAAAGCACGGGGATTGTGGCCGAATGTGCAAATTTACAATAATGTGATTGATGCTTGGTGTAAGCATGGCTCAGTTGTTAAGGCAAAAGCAGTTCTGAGGCAGATGATTGGAAGTGGGTGTGAACCGGATATTGTaacatataatattttaatttctgGGCTTTGTCAGGGTGGAAATGTTGGAGAGGCTGAGCTTCTTCTGAGGGAGGCCATTAAGAGGAGGTTGGATCTGAATAAATTTAGTTATACTCCTATCATTCATGGGTATTGCCAAAATGGGGAGGTTGCTATGGCATCGAATTTGTTCATTGAGATGATGGAGAAAGGACATAAGCCTGACCTGGTAATTTATGCAGCTCTAATTCATGGACTTGTTCTCATGCAGGAGATAAATGATGCATTGGCAATTCGAGAGAAGATGATAGAGAAGGGAGTAACTCTAGATGCTGGAATTCACAATATTCTAATAAGTGGACTTTGCAAGAAAGGGATGCTTGCCTCTGCCAAAAAGCTGCTTGCTGAGATGCTCGATCAAAATATCCTCCCAGATGAGTTTGTTTATGCTACATTGATTGATGGGTTCATCAGAAATGAGGATTTGAGCGAGGCAAAGAAGGTGTTTGAGTTCATGGGACAGAAGGGCATTAGACATGGGGTTGTTGGCTACAATGCTATGATCAAAGGGTATTGTAAATTTGGAATGATGAATGATGCAATTTTATGCATCAATAGCATGAGGAGGGATGGATATTGCCCAGATGAATTCACATATACCACAGTTATAGATGGCTATGCGAAACAAAGTGATTTGGATGGGGCTTTAAGTGTATTTGGTGACATGATGAAGCGGAGATGCAAACCAAATGTAGTCACATATTCTGCTTTAATCAATGGGTATTGTCGAAAAGGGGATATTGATACTGCAGAAATTCTCTTTAATAATATGCAGTCTCATGGTCTTATTCCTAATGTTGTCACGTATAGTATTCTGATTGGCAGCTTttgtaaaaataaacaaatcacCAGAGCTGTTGCATTCTTTGAAGAAATGTTATCTAATAAATGCCCTCCTAATGATGTTACATtccattatttaattaatggtcTTATTAATAGTACTCCATATCTTGATTCCACTTGTGCTACTGATCTTCAAGGCAACAGCAAGATTGCATTCTTAGACATCTTTGTGAATATGATATCTGATGGATGGGATCGCAGGAGTGCAGCATATAATGCTATAATTTTCTGTCTTTGCAAACATCAAATGGTCACAAAGGCATTGGAGTTGAGAGGCAAGATGGTTGCCAAAGGCTGTTTGCCCAATTCCATCacatttcttttccttctccatGGAATTTGTGCAGAAGGAAAGTCAGCAGAGTGGAAGAGCATTCTTTCTTGCCATTTTCAGCAGAATGAACTTGAGATAGCTTTTAAATACACAAGATTGTTAGATCAACACTTACATAATGGAACAACTTCTAAGGCCTCTTGGATTTTGCAATCATTGCTTGAAGAGAGCATACATTTACTGGGAATGGAACACGGAGCTGCTAGTCGTTGA
- the LOC103711989 gene encoding uncharacterized protein At4g29660, whose translation MTTRFWRWYADRLFYKWEKTVLWDMVEPYRRPRSFTPLITVYAAAFYTGVVGSAITEQLYKEKYWEDHPGEAVPIMKPKFYWGPWRIMQGDVPK comes from the exons ATGACAACTAGATTTTGGAGGTGGTATGCCGATAGGCTGTTCTACAAGTGGGAAAAGACTGTTCTTTGGGATATGGTGGAGCCCTACAGGCGCCCGAGATCCTTCACACCTCTTATAACGGTCTATGCAGCTGCCTTCTACACTGGCGTTGTAGGATCCGCAATAACGGAGCAACTGTATAAG GAAAAATATTGGGAAGATCATCCAGGTGAAGCAGTACCTATTATGAAGCCAAAATTCTATTGGGGCCCTTGGAGGATAATGCAGGGAGATGTTCCAAAATAG
- the LOC103711992 gene encoding protein MIZU-KUSSEI 1: MPPVMETPGLVSLLRHTTEDRRTKMGGGGIFRMFKLLPMLTSGCKMVALLGRPSKGLLSDKATTITLFGYRRGRVSLAIQEDPRSPPIFLIELPMLTSSLHKEMASGLVKIALESETRTHKKKLTEEYVWAVYCNGRKSGYSIRRKHTSDDERHVMQLLRGVSMGAGVLPCEKETAEGELTYMRARFERVVGSKDSEAMYMINPDGTGGPELSIFLVRVK; this comes from the coding sequence ATGCCACCAGTAATGGAGACGCCGGGGTTGGTGTCGTTGCTCCGGCACACCACCGAAGACCGTCGGACCAAGATGGGCGGAGGGGGTATCTTTCGGATGTTCAAGCTGCTTCCCATGCTTACCTCTGGTTGCAAGATGGTTGCGCTCTTAGGCAGGCCAAGCAAAGGATTGCTCTCCGACAAGGCTACCACCATTACGTTATTTGGATATAGGAGAGGAAGGGTGAGCTTAGCCATTCAAGAAGACCCCAGGTCTCCACCCATCTTTCTTATAGAGCTCCCCATGCTCACGAGCTCTCTCCACAAAGAAATGGCATCCGGATTGGTGAAGATTGCGCTCGAGAGCGAGACGAGGACCCACAAGAAGAAGCTCACGGAGGAATACGTCTGGGCTGTTTACTGCAATGGCCGGAAGTCGGGATACTCGATAAGGAGGAAGCATACCTCCGACGACGAGCGACATGTCATGCAGCTTCTCAGGGGCGTCTCCATGGGTGCAGGGGTCTTGCCATGCGAGAAGGAGACGGCAGAGGGGGAGCTGACCTACATGAGAGCCCGATTCGAGAGGGTGGTGGGATCGAAGGACTCCGAGGCGATGTATATGATCAACCCCGACGGCACCGGCGGGCCGGAGTTGAGCATCTTTCTTGTGAGGGTCAAGTGA